The following coding sequences lie in one Myxococcus xanthus genomic window:
- a CDS encoding pyridoxal phosphate-dependent decarboxylase family protein, whose product MTDFRARIAAAYDADAFRRESHRLMDTLSDYLARTTRAEGPVLPWAAPAVNVDRFAAAFPEAPTGDFADLITRVLSGSNHLHHPRYVGHQVTAPVPLAALCDAVSSLLNNGMAVYEMGPVSTAMERNVLRWMAARLGLPETTDGVLTSGGSLGNLTALLAARQAKAGYDAWNGGAHAGPPLTVLAAQTTHYSLARATRIMGFGEGGVTPVPVDEHFRLRPEALDAALESATRAGRKPIAVVASAGSTATGAFDPLEPVADFCERHGLWFHVDGAHGASAVLSPAHRHLVRGIDRADSVIWDAHKGLLMPALVTAVLFRDGARSFESFSQEASYIFHGDAERPWSDVALRTLECTKEMMALKVYACLAVLGTRLFSDAVTESYEQARRFAQRLSAASDFEVAVPPECNILCFRHTPAHVPAEQWDTLQTKLRERLVTRGDFYLVQTKLPQGVHLRVTLINPLTTDADLDALMDALRAAALR is encoded by the coding sequence ATGACGGACTTTCGAGCGCGAATCGCCGCCGCCTACGACGCTGACGCATTCCGCCGGGAATCCCACCGGTTGATGGACACGCTCTCCGACTACCTCGCGCGCACCACCCGCGCCGAAGGGCCCGTGCTGCCCTGGGCCGCCCCCGCGGTGAACGTGGACCGCTTCGCCGCGGCGTTCCCCGAAGCCCCCACGGGCGACTTCGCCGACCTCATCACCCGCGTGCTCTCCGGCTCCAACCACCTGCACCACCCGCGCTACGTGGGCCACCAGGTCACGGCCCCCGTGCCACTGGCCGCCCTGTGCGACGCGGTGTCCTCCCTGCTCAACAACGGCATGGCCGTGTACGAGATGGGCCCCGTCTCCACCGCCATGGAGCGCAACGTCCTGCGCTGGATGGCCGCGCGGCTCGGCCTGCCGGAGACAACGGACGGCGTGCTCACCTCCGGCGGTTCCCTGGGCAACCTCACCGCGCTGCTCGCCGCCCGGCAAGCCAAGGCCGGCTACGACGCGTGGAACGGCGGCGCCCACGCCGGCCCACCCCTCACCGTGCTGGCCGCCCAGACGACGCACTACAGCCTCGCCCGCGCCACCCGCATCATGGGCTTTGGCGAAGGCGGCGTGACGCCCGTCCCCGTGGACGAACACTTCCGCCTGCGCCCCGAGGCACTCGACGCCGCGCTCGAGTCCGCCACGCGCGCTGGACGCAAGCCCATCGCCGTGGTGGCCAGCGCGGGCTCCACCGCCACCGGCGCCTTCGACCCGCTGGAGCCCGTGGCCGACTTCTGCGAGCGCCACGGCCTGTGGTTCCACGTCGACGGCGCACATGGCGCCTCCGCCGTGCTCAGCCCCGCCCACCGACACCTCGTGCGCGGCATCGACCGCGCGGACTCCGTCATCTGGGACGCCCACAAGGGCCTGCTCATGCCCGCGCTGGTGACAGCCGTCCTCTTCCGCGACGGCGCCCGCTCCTTCGAGTCCTTCTCCCAGGAGGCCAGCTACATCTTCCACGGCGACGCGGAGCGCCCCTGGAGCGACGTGGCCCTGCGCACCCTGGAGTGCACCAAGGAGATGATGGCCCTCAAGGTGTACGCCTGCCTCGCGGTGCTGGGCACCCGGCTCTTCTCCGACGCGGTGACGGAGTCCTACGAGCAGGCCCGCCGCTTCGCCCAGCGCCTCTCCGCCGCCAGCGACTTCGAGGTCGCTGTGCCGCCCGAGTGCAACATCCTCTGCTTCCGCCACACCCCCGCGCACGTCCCCGCCGAGCAGTGGGACACCCTCCAGACGAAGCTGCGCGAGCGATTGGTGACTCGCGGGGATTTCTACCTGGTGCAGACGAAGCTGCCCCAGGGCGTCCATCTCCGCGTCACCCTCATCAACCCGCTCACCACCGATGCGGACCTGGACGCCCTCATGGACGCGCTCCGGGCCGCGGCGCTCCGCTGA
- the dapE gene encoding succinyl-diaminopimelate desuccinylase, with protein sequence MASIDLATRLARTTLELCRIPSPITQEGPIADHVERWALRHFPREEVFRVGHTLLLGKLEDARPTVALIGHLDTVPAHPSDAGREARIEGERVFGLGASDMKGGLAVMMALAEDLRRDTLPVNLAFLFYEREEGAYAESGLIPLYEKRPDLAKVRFGIAMEPTDSVVQVGCVGSMQVTVRFTGRSAHSARPWQGENAIHKAGPFLAELLGRQRVEVNVAGFPFYEVINATLAKGGRARNVIPEAFELNLNYRFAPGKSIEQAKADVHALVAGRAEVEFTDASPSGPVVAGNPLFQKLMALTGLPAASKQAWTDVARFGEWGVDAINFGPGETAQAHQANESAPIPPLADAYEKLAAFLTGAS encoded by the coding sequence ATGGCTTCCATCGACCTCGCCACGCGGCTGGCTCGTACCACGCTCGAGCTGTGCCGCATCCCCAGTCCCATCACCCAGGAAGGGCCCATCGCCGACCATGTGGAGCGCTGGGCGCTCCGGCACTTCCCTCGGGAGGAGGTGTTCCGGGTCGGCCACACGCTGCTGCTCGGCAAGCTGGAGGATGCGCGCCCCACGGTGGCCCTCATCGGTCACCTGGACACGGTGCCCGCGCACCCCAGCGACGCGGGCCGCGAGGCGCGCATCGAGGGCGAGCGCGTCTTCGGACTGGGCGCCTCGGACATGAAGGGCGGGCTCGCGGTGATGATGGCGCTCGCGGAGGATTTGCGCCGCGACACGCTGCCCGTGAATCTGGCCTTCCTCTTCTACGAGCGCGAGGAGGGGGCCTACGCCGAAAGCGGCCTCATCCCGCTGTACGAGAAGCGGCCGGACCTGGCGAAGGTGCGGTTCGGCATCGCCATGGAGCCCACCGACAGCGTGGTGCAGGTGGGCTGCGTCGGCTCCATGCAGGTCACCGTGCGCTTCACCGGGCGCAGCGCGCACTCCGCTCGGCCGTGGCAGGGGGAGAACGCCATCCACAAGGCGGGGCCGTTCCTCGCGGAGTTGCTCGGGCGTCAGCGCGTGGAGGTCAACGTCGCCGGCTTCCCGTTCTACGAGGTCATCAACGCCACGCTCGCCAAGGGCGGCCGCGCGCGCAACGTCATCCCTGAAGCCTTCGAGCTGAACCTCAACTACCGCTTCGCGCCGGGCAAGAGCATCGAACAGGCGAAGGCGGACGTGCACGCGCTCGTCGCCGGGCGGGCCGAGGTGGAGTTCACCGATGCGTCGCCCAGCGGCCCGGTGGTGGCGGGCAACCCGCTGTTCCAGAAGTTGATGGCTCTCACCGGCCTGCCCGCGGCCTCCAAGCAGGCCTGGACGGACGTGGCGCGCTTCGGCGAGTGGGGCGTGGACGCCATCAACTTCGGGCCCGGTGAGACGGCCCAGGCGCATCAAGCCAACGAGAGCGCGCCCATCCCGCCGCTCGCGGACGCGTACGAGAAGCTCGCGGCCTTCCTCACGGGCGCGAGCTGA
- a CDS encoding 2,3,4,5-tetrahydropyridine-2,6-dicarboxylate N-succinyltransferase, whose product MAPIEELSQRVSAAFADRTLLKDAAHVAAVRETLARLDSGELRVAEKGVDGWKVNAWVKEAILLFFAVSEMKVMEVGPFEFYDKVPLKKGLEAAGVRVVPPGTVRYGAFVEKGAVVMPGYVNIGARVGAGTMVDTWATVGSCAQVGKHVHLSGGVGLGGVLEPPSASPVIIEDGAFLGSRSIVVEGVVVEEEAVLGANVVLTASTQIIDVTGPEERVFKGRVPARSVVIPGMREKQFPAGEYMVPCALIIGQRTKSTDQKTSLNAALRDFAVAV is encoded by the coding sequence ATGGCCCCCATCGAAGAGCTGTCCCAGAGGGTGTCCGCCGCGTTCGCGGATCGGACGTTGTTGAAGGACGCGGCCCACGTGGCCGCCGTGCGCGAGACGCTGGCGCGGCTGGACTCGGGTGAGCTCCGCGTGGCGGAGAAGGGCGTGGACGGCTGGAAGGTGAACGCCTGGGTGAAGGAGGCCATCCTCCTGTTCTTCGCGGTGTCGGAGATGAAGGTGATGGAGGTAGGCCCCTTCGAGTTCTACGACAAGGTGCCGCTGAAGAAGGGCCTGGAGGCGGCGGGCGTGCGCGTGGTGCCCCCGGGCACGGTTCGCTACGGCGCCTTCGTGGAGAAGGGCGCGGTGGTGATGCCGGGCTATGTGAACATCGGCGCGCGCGTGGGCGCGGGCACCATGGTGGACACGTGGGCCACGGTGGGCAGCTGCGCCCAGGTGGGCAAGCACGTCCACCTGTCCGGCGGCGTGGGGCTGGGCGGGGTGCTGGAGCCGCCTTCCGCGTCGCCCGTCATCATCGAGGACGGTGCCTTCCTGGGCAGCCGCTCCATCGTCGTGGAGGGCGTGGTGGTGGAGGAGGAGGCGGTGCTGGGCGCCAACGTGGTGCTCACCGCGTCCACTCAAATCATCGACGTCACCGGCCCCGAGGAGCGCGTCTTCAAGGGCCGCGTCCCCGCGCGCAGCGTGGTGATTCCCGGCATGCGGGAGAAGCAGTTCCCGGCCGGCGAGTACATGGTGCCGTGCGCGCTCATCATCGGTCAGCGGACGAAGTCCACCGACCAGAAGACCAGCCTCAATGCGGCGCTCCGCGACTTCGCGGTGGCGGTGTAA
- a CDS encoding SelT/SelW/SelH family protein: MADPKVTITYCTAUGYRPRAARAAVALKDELDVEAELLPGPSGSYEVAVDGKVVIRKASLAFPTDHEVVDAVAKVLGR; this comes from the coding sequence ATGGCCGACCCGAAGGTGACGATTACCTACTGTACCGCTTGAGGCTACAGGCCTCGGGCCGCCCGTGCGGCGGTCGCATTGAAGGATGAGTTGGATGTAGAGGCGGAGTTGTTGCCGGGCCCTTCGGGCAGCTACGAGGTCGCCGTGGATGGCAAGGTCGTCATCCGGAAGGCGTCGCTCGCATTCCCCACGGACCACGAGGTGGTGGACGCGGTGGCGAAGGTGCTGGGGCGGTAG
- a CDS encoding cell envelope biogenesis protein TolA, translating into MTNESVNPQLTDDVSPSPAEAGLSPTPRRRTATKRKSASRTGSTRKSARKATTKRGTPRAKKTAARGKTATRKSATRKSATRATGRGARKATTRKTGTAGRTARKTGTRGTATKRTTTRGGARKSPARRTTRR; encoded by the coding sequence ATGACGAACGAGTCCGTCAATCCGCAACTGACCGACGATGTCTCTCCCTCCCCGGCGGAGGCGGGCCTTTCGCCCACGCCGCGGCGCCGCACCGCCACGAAGCGCAAGAGCGCTTCACGTACGGGCAGCACGCGGAAGTCCGCGCGCAAGGCCACCACCAAGCGTGGGACTCCGCGCGCGAAGAAGACGGCGGCACGCGGGAAGACGGCCACCCGCAAGTCCGCCACGCGCAAGTCCGCTACCCGTGCCACCGGCCGCGGCGCGCGCAAGGCCACCACGCGGAAGACGGGGACGGCGGGGCGCACCGCGCGCAAGACGGGAACGCGCGGCACCGCGACGAAGCGGACCACCACGCGCGGTGGCGCCCGGAAGTCGCCGGCCCGGCGCACCACGCGCCGCTGA
- a CDS encoding cupin domain-containing protein — protein MTGRNVTMAHHLDDILPEWALGMLEAPARASVEQHLAECARCREVADRLVSTHAALASLVVPPPAVLTRLMDQMEGPGRLARFADRVAAFFDLSRERALALLDAVSDPAAWMPGPVEGSELMPVETGPAREGTMAAILRLHPGVRYPRHTHHGREWNLVLEGGFREDEGHEVWPGEELEKTDGSAHGFTALTEGPACLCAAVLEGVTSFEEAFADG, from the coding sequence GTGACGGGACGGAACGTGACGATGGCGCACCATCTGGACGACATCCTGCCCGAATGGGCACTGGGGATGCTGGAGGCCCCAGCCCGGGCGTCCGTCGAGCAGCACCTCGCGGAGTGCGCGCGGTGCCGCGAGGTGGCGGACCGGTTGGTGTCCACGCATGCGGCGCTGGCGTCGCTGGTGGTGCCGCCGCCCGCGGTGCTGACGCGGTTGATGGACCAGATGGAGGGTCCGGGGCGGCTTGCCCGCTTCGCGGACCGGGTGGCGGCCTTCTTCGACCTTTCGCGCGAGCGAGCGCTGGCGTTGCTGGACGCCGTGAGCGACCCGGCGGCGTGGATGCCCGGACCGGTGGAGGGCTCGGAGCTGATGCCGGTGGAGACGGGCCCCGCGCGAGAAGGGACGATGGCCGCCATCCTCCGGCTCCACCCCGGGGTGCGCTACCCCCGGCACACACACCACGGCCGCGAGTGGAACCTGGTGCTGGAGGGCGGCTTCCGCGAGGACGAAGGGCACGAGGTCTGGCCTGGCGAGGAGCTGGAGAAGACGGACGGCAGCGCGCATGGCTTCACGGCGCTGACGGAGGGGCCGGCGTGTCTGTGTGCCGCCGTCCTGGAGGGCGTGACGAGCTTCGAGGAAGCGTTCGCGGACGGCTGA